TGGTCGAGATGTGCGCGGTCAGCCGGCAGTTGCGCAGGGCGCGCTCGGTGACGTCGCTGTCGGGCGAGGCCCGCACGAAGTTGCCCGCGACTCCGACGAACACCTTGGCGTGTCCGTCGCGCATGGCCCGGATCGAGTCCACGGAGTCCAGGCCGTGCCGGGTGGGCGGCGCGAAGCCGAACTCGCGTTCCAGGGAGTTCAGGAAGACCTGCGGCATGCGCTCCCAGATGCCCATGGTGCGGTCGCCCTGCACGTTGGAGTGCCCGCGCACCGGGCACACGCCCGCGCCCGGGCGGCCGATGTTGCCGCGCAGCAGAAGGAAGTTGACGACCTCGCGGATGGTGGGCACGCCGTGCTTGTGCTGGGTCAGGCCCATCGCCCAGCAGACGATGACGCTACGGCTGGCCAGCACCCGCTCGTGGACCTGCTCGATCTCGTCCCGGCTCAGCCCGGTGGCCTCCAGCACGGCGTCCCACGACGTCTCCCGGATGTGCTCGGCGAAGGCGTCGTAGCCGGTGGTGTGCGCGTCGATGAACGCGCGGTCCAGGACGGTGCCCGGCTCCTTGTCCTCGGCCTCGACCAGCATCAGGTTCAGCGCCTGGAACAGGGCGAGGTCGCCACCGGGCCGTATCTGGAGGAACTGGTCGGCGATGTCGGTGCCGCGGCCGATGATGCCGCGCGCCTTCTGCGGGTGCTTGAAGCGCAACAGCCCGGCCTCGGGGAGCGGGTTGACGGCGATGACCTCGCCGCCGCGGCGCTTGGTCTCCTCCAGGGCGGAGAGCATGCGCGGGTGGTTGGTGCCCGGGTTCTGGCCCACGACGAAGACGAGGTCCGAGTCGTACAGGTCGTCGAGGCTGACGCTGCCCTTGCCGATGCCGAGGGTCTCGCCCAGGGCCGAACCGCTGGACTCGTGGCACATGTTGGAGCAGTCCGGCAGGTTGTTGGTGCCGAAGGCCCGGGCGAACAACTGGAGCAGGAAGGCGGGTTCGTTGGCGAGGCGGCCGGAGGTGTAGAACAGGGCCTCGTCCGGGTGGTCCAGGGCGCGCAGTTCACCGGCGAGGAGGTCCAGGGCCTCGTCCCAGCCGATCGGCTCGTAGTGGGTCGCGCCCTCGCGCAGCACCATCGGCTCGGTCAGACGGCCCTGCTGGTTGAGCCAGTGGTCGGACTTCCGGCTCAGCTCGTCGACGGAGTGCTGCCGGAAGAAGTCGGCGCTCACCCGGCGGGAGGTGGCCTCGTCGGCGATGTGCTTGGCGCCGTTCTCGCAGTACTCGTTGCGATGCCGCTTGCCGGGAGCGGGCTCCGGCCAGGCGCAGCCCGGGCAGTCGAAGCCCTTGGTCTGGTTGATGTTGAGCAGGGTCAGCGCGGTGCGCCTCGGCGACGTCTGGCCGAGCGCGTACTGGAGCGCGTGCACGACGGCGGGGGCGCCGGTGGCCCAGGTCTTGGGGGCCGACACCGACAGTTCGCCCTCGTCCGGTCCGTCTTCGCCGAGATCCCGCATCACGCCCACGCCCTTTCCGCCCTGTCCTGTCGCCCACTCTTCGCCCGTACGTCGGGCCAGGTCAAAGCGGTAGTTCCGATCACCTGAGAGGCGTCACCGATCACCGCCGCCGCCGAGGAGACCGGCGCCGGGGGCGGGAACGTGGATCATTGGAGGGTGCTGCTGCGCCAACTCGAATACCTCGTCGCCCTCGCCCGCGCCCGCCACTTCGCGAGGGCGGCCCAGGCCTGCTACGTCTCCCAGCCGACCCTGTCCGAGGGCATCCGGAAACTGGAGGACGAACTCGGCGTCCCCCTGGTCCAACGGGGCCGCCGTTTCGAGGGGTTCACCCCGGAAGGCGAACGGGTCGTCATGTGGGCGCGGCGCATCCTCGCCGACCGGGACGCGATGCGGGGCGAGCTCCAGGCCCTGCGGGCCGGTCTTAGCGGGCGGCTGCGCATCGGCACCGTGCCCACCGCCGCCACGGCGGTCGCGCTGCTGACCCAGCCGTTCTGCGCCGCCAACCCCCTCGCCACGGTGCAGGTCTTCGCCGACCTGCGGTCCGAGGACATCGTCAACCGGCTCAGGGCCTACGAACTCGACGCCGCCGTGACCTACCACAGCACCGTCGTCGACCATGGCTTCACATTCGTCCCGCTGTACCAGGAGCGGTACGTCCTGCTGATCCAGCGCTCCGCTCCCGAGTCGGGGCCCGCGGAGATCGCATGGGAGGAGGCGGCGCACTACCCGCTCTGTCTGTTGCACCCCGGAATGCAGGGGCGTCAGGTCATCGATGCGGCCTTCGAGTCGGTGGGCGTCTCGGTGACCCCGCGAGTGGAGACCGACTCGATCGCCTCCCTGTTCGCGCAGGTCAGGGCCGGTCAGTGGGCGAGCGTCGTCCCGCACGCCTGGCTGCATGTCTTCGGCGTCCCGCCCGGCATGCACGCCGTCCCGCTCGTCGACCCGGTACGCACCGAGCAGATGGGCCTGGTCCTGCCCGCCCGCGAGCCGCTCTCCCCGCTCGGCCAGGCCCTCCTCGACGTCACGGACCGCACGGTCGTCGCAACGACGCTGGAAGGCCTCCCCGGCGCCCACTGAGCGGGAGCGCCGCCGGCGGCCATCCGAGGGCCCGGAAAACGGCGACCGCCGTCCTTGATCGTGAACACGGACACGAAGGGTTTGCCGTAGGAGTGTCCGGCGTGCCCGTGCACGGCGCACTCCAGGACGACCACCGACCTGTCGGTGTCGTGATGGAGCGCCTCGTTGGGCGGCTACTCGAAGCGGTCGTACGGATCTCCGGGCGGCCGGTGGTGCGGGCCCGCGCCTGGTATCTCGCCGCGCTCGACACCGGCGCGGTGGCGGGCGGCCCCGAGGAGCGGCTCACCCCGCCCGAGTCACTCGCCTCATGGCCCATGGCGGAGGTCTGGCCCGGCGGCTATATCGCGTCCCTCGATGTCCCCCCATCGCCCCGCCTCGTCCGGGTCGTACGGCCGCCTGGATGTTCCCCAACGTCGACCTGACCGTCCACCTGCACCGGCAGCAGCGCGGCGCCTGGACCGGTCTGGACACCACGGTCACGTTCGGTCCGTCCGGGCAGGGCCTGACCAGCAGCGTCCTGCATGACCTCGACGGCTCGGTCGGCCGGGCGGAGCAGATCCTTACCGTCCGACCCTTGCCGGGCGGGTGAGGGCTGGAGTTCCTGGGGCGGGTCGGGACCGTCGCGTGTTCCGGTTCTGGCCCGCCACTTGGTGGGGAAGTCCCGCGGAACGGCGGCTTCGGAAACCGGGCCGGCGTTTCGCGCATGGTCGTACGCGCGTTCCGACACCACGACCGCCTCCACCGCGCGGAGACCCTGCTGGGCCGGCCGCTGAGCACCACCGAGGGCCGCCCGCGACGGCACTCCGCCCTGACCACCCGGCGCCTGGCACGTGGCTGAGGCCGGGACGTCCGCCGCTCTCGCGGTCAGGCTCGGCGGGCGTTCGACGTCAGGCGGTCGGCGAGCGCGATGACGAGGTCGCGCAGTTCGGCGGGGCGCTCGATGACGAAGGGCCGGTCGAGTGCGGCGAGTACCGGGGGCAGCCAGTCGAGTCGCTCGGCCCGCAGCTCGACCCGCAACCAGCGCTCGGCCTCCGGGTCCTGG
This DNA window, taken from Streptomyces sp. NBC_00663, encodes the following:
- a CDS encoding LysR family transcriptional regulator produces the protein MLLRQLEYLVALARARHFARAAQACYVSQPTLSEGIRKLEDELGVPLVQRGRRFEGFTPEGERVVMWARRILADRDAMRGELQALRAGLSGRLRIGTVPTAATAVALLTQPFCAANPLATVQVFADLRSEDIVNRLRAYELDAAVTYHSTVVDHGFTFVPLYQERYVLLIQRSAPESGPAEIAWEEAAHYPLCLLHPGMQGRQVIDAAFESVGVSVTPRVETDSIASLFAQVRAGQWASVVPHAWLHVFGVPPGMHAVPLVDPVRTEQMGLVLPAREPLSPLGQALLDVTDRTVVATTLEGLPGAH
- a CDS encoding FdhF/YdeP family oxidoreductase, encoding MRDLGEDGPDEGELSVSAPKTWATGAPAVVHALQYALGQTSPRRTALTLLNINQTKGFDCPGCAWPEPAPGKRHRNEYCENGAKHIADEATSRRVSADFFRQHSVDELSRKSDHWLNQQGRLTEPMVLREGATHYEPIGWDEALDLLAGELRALDHPDEALFYTSGRLANEPAFLLQLFARAFGTNNLPDCSNMCHESSGSALGETLGIGKGSVSLDDLYDSDLVFVVGQNPGTNHPRMLSALEETKRRGGEVIAVNPLPEAGLLRFKHPQKARGIIGRGTDIADQFLQIRPGGDLALFQALNLMLVEAEDKEPGTVLDRAFIDAHTTGYDAFAEHIRETSWDAVLEATGLSRDEIEQVHERVLASRSVIVCWAMGLTQHKHGVPTIREVVNFLLLRGNIGRPGAGVCPVRGHSNVQGDRTMGIWERMPQVFLNSLEREFGFAPPTRHGLDSVDSIRAMRDGHAKVFVGVAGNFVRASPDSDVTERALRNCRLTAHISTKLNRSHAVCGRTALILPTLGRSDRDTQAGGEQFMTVEDSMSEVHATRGRLAPASPQLLSEVSIITRLARKVLGSAPDIPWADFEADYDRIRDRIARVVDGFEDFNERVRRPGGFRLPNPVNSRVFRTPTGKAVFSVNDFTQLQAPQGHLVLQTLRSHDQWNTIPYAMDDRYRGIKGGRRVVLVNPADLAGLGLTDGSLVDLVSIWSDGSERRADAFRVVGYPTPPGSAAAYYPETNVLVPLDSVADISNTPTSKSVIVRLEAVAVPTSA